GAGGCTGAGGAAGCGGAAGTCCAGGAAGAGGCCACTCGCCGTGGCAACAGCTGCTCATTTGCTAGCGCTAATCCTAAGAGTACTTTCCCACCATCCTGTGGCATTGCCTGGCAACTGGAGACCTCGAGGTACCGGTTCTGGGTTCTGGGCCCTGGCCTTTTTCCCAGAGGCGTAATTTGAGCGCAAATATTGAAGTTTTAAAACCACCAGCAACAgtagcagccagcagccaacagcagcaccacaaATAAAAGAATAATCAGAATAATGAGCAAATATTTAAGCAGCCAGAAATCAGAGAAAGGGCcaaccagccagccagctAGCAGAGACCAGTGGCTGCCCTGAGACAGGGGATGGAACACACGCCCTGGATACATAAATTTCTTGTCGATAAGGAAAaccttccatccatccatccatccccTTTTCAATGTCTCCCTCTCTGCTGCTGTGGTGCCTGCTCTTGATTGTAATTATGAATGAAATTCGAATTGCAGGAATGGAAATTCGCTTCAGTTTCGGTTGCAGTTGGTCCCGGGCCACGTGCCTTCTGATCCTCCGGTCACGTGGCACCCATCCCCATACCCATTCGCAGACCGTACTCCTTAGCGTCGTTTCGCGCTCATCGGAAGTGCCAATAAGTAGTTGTCAATATTGACTGATTATCTCGACACGGAGAAAGCGAGAAAAGGGAGAGAAGGGAGACTGAGCGGTAGACGTAGAAGGAAGAGTCGTGATTGTGAGTTGTTTGGGACTTAGGCGGAAGCAAACATAAATCACAGCGATAGAATCGATGGCAACCCTCCCTCCTTCCTCCCTCCTTCCTCCCTCCTTCCGTACAGTGAAGGAAGGAAGGTCTCTCGACCGGGCAATGCAATTATTTTGCAGGAGATGGCCATAATTTAGGTTGGCATGCGACAGGAAGAAGATGCTACTATTTAGTTCCATCGCCTGCCTGCTGCCACAGGAGATGCGCATAATTGCATTTGAATGGAACCCAAAACAGACTCTTGCAACAGAGCCCCGCCGCTGCCAATCGCTTTATCTCGATGTAGTAATGTGGGGGATGAACTAAACGATGATTTTATCTATCACTGGGATTACGCTAAGATGCTACAATGGTGCTATTATGATGGCATTGCCGATTCCAGGGGTCTTAGCTGCTACGAACTTATGTCTGCTGATTACTATCTCCACTTGAATGGAACTTTTTTTCCACAAGTTCTATACATAGGTTTCTTTCATTCGAATTGTTGACCACTGAATAACTAAGCGGACAACTACAAAAAGGTCTTATCATAAGAGTTATTCCAGAAAACACTTAGAATAAAAACAAATGAGTACGAGAATGAGAACCGCCAGAAGTGTCGGGTCGGAGGCGCCGCTTTAGTTAGTTATCGGAATATGTTTTATCACCAGAAGAGAGCAAGACAGGGTGAAAGAGAGAGCTCGGGCAATGTCTTGATAAATATAAACTCTGGCTTTGGTCGAGTAACGACCGCTGGTCAGTCTTTATTCAAACTTTAACAGTCACTGATCTTCCGCACAAAATATGGCACTCCTCTTGGGTCTGGGACTGATGGTCCTCATCCTCGTAGGCGGCACGGATGGGCGCTGTGAGAGATCTGCTACTCTGGACCATGGCACGATATCCAATCGGAATAGAAATTTCGTCCGCTTTCGATGCGATTACGGATATGCGCTGCAAGGCAGTTCCATCTCGACCTGTGGCTCGGATGGTCGGCTCCGAGGGGAGCGACCCTTCTGTGCGAGTAAGTGGAGGGCCGTACCAGTGTGCAAAACTTTGGCTAATACTTTGGACTACTCCACCTAGAACGGGGCTGCCCAGAGCCAGATTCGGAGGGGAACAGATATAGCTTCACCAACAACGGCCTGAAGGCCTACACTGTGTGCAATGATGGCTACGTGCTGGTGGGCAGTCGCAACGCCTACTGCAATGGGACGCACTGGAACACCGAATTGGGCACCTGCCGGCGCAGCAACCACGCAATGGATCACTCGTGCGACTTTGAGAGCGAGGATCAGTGCGGCTGGTCGGCGGAGCAGACGTTCATGCAACCATGGAAGCGCATCAGCACAGTGGCCGACCACCACTCGTTCCGCACGGGTCCGCGGCACGATCACACCTTTCAGAATAGCTACGGGGGCCACTACATGCTCATGGAGACGAAGAGCGGGGCCTTTGGCAGCTACCACTTCATGTCGCCCATCTATCCTCGGGAGCTCAGTCTGaagaccgcctgctgcttccgGTTCCACTACCTAATGTACGGCGCGGGCGTGGACAACCTGGTGGTGTCCGTTAAGCCGATTTCCCTGCCCGTCCAAGACATGTGGTCTACGTACAGGGACAAGTGAGTCTCAGAGAAGCGGAAGCGACTCTTGATAAGCCCCGACGATCGTCGTCATCGTTctctcactctccctctctctctcttccacttccacttcctctctctctctcgcttgcAGTTCCACGAAATGGAAAATGACTGGCAGTCAGGGCACCCAGTGGCTGGAGCACACCATCTTCATTGACGAGATGGAGGAGGACTTCCAGGTGATCTTCACGGCCACCGATGCCAGGTCGCGGCTCGGCGACATTGCCATCGATGATGTTCGGCTGATGACGGGCCGGGACTGTGGTGTGGGTGAATACACGACCACCACGGAGCCCACCGTCACGCCGGACAGAAGCGATGAGCCAATGGTCTTTGACATGGCGAACTGCACGAATAGGTGTGGCCGACCGGCCACCCCGTTCGTTTTCACTGGGAATGGAATTCTCATCGGCTGTGGGTGCAATGAGGATTGCGTAGAACAGCAGAACTGCTGCCTCAATTACTTCGAGGAGTGTGTTGCGATGACGGATGACACCACTCCGGAAGAGGTTGtgactacaacaacaacaacaacgaccaGAAGGCctacaacaaccacaacaacgaCCACAACAAcaccaaaaccaacaacaaagcgaactacaacaacaactacaacaacaacaccaaagCCAACAACAAAACGTACAACTACtaccacaacaacaacgccaaaaccaacaacaagaacaaccaCAAGACGTACAACAACAAGAAAGcctacaacaacaaccacaaagaggacaacaacaacacgaaGACTTACAACAACGACtaaaagaacaacaacaacacaaaagactacaacaacaacaacaccaaaaactacaacaacagccaCTACGCCAAAGACTACAACAATCGCACCAACGACAACAacttcaacaacaacatccaCTCAAAAATCAACTTCCGCCGCTGTCAATCCTCCCCAGGGAAATCCAGGTAAGAATCTTCATAGCCATACGAAATATATCATAATCCTCTTTCAATAGTTTCCACTACAGAGCGGATCAATAGCCGCATCTCTTGGACAGTGGATCCCAATGCCATTGCTGGAAACATGGACATCACTGGCAACTCCGCCGCCAATCCCGCCCTCATCATGCTGTACATCCTTCTGGCCATCGTCCTGATTGTTGGTGTGGGAAATGTCACCTATCGCTGGATCATTCCAATGACAGCGTCCGCCCCCGGCAACGAGAAGGCTGTGGCATTCCAAAAGGCCTTCAGCAAAGTGAGGAAAACGAGGCTATTGCGGCGCAATCAGCAGAAAGACGGTCAGGGTCAGCCGTTGTGCGATACCGATGACGAGGATGGTGATGACTATTTCGAGAATGATGCAACCCGCTTTGAGGAAATGGGCGTGGACATACGGAATGTGACGGACTTATAACCGAAATGCGGGACGCACACAGaactttctccctctctctttctgtcgcaATATGAGGGCGCTGTCCCTACCCGTTAATCTGTTTTTGTATGTATGATTATACCTATTGTATAGGTTAGGAATCCTAACTCATTTATGtagaaaacaaataaaaatgtaTTCAAATGTTACTAATGGTTGAGAAGTTCTAAAGAGATCATTGAAGCAAAAGATTAGATAAGATTGTACACACATTTTAGGTTTTTGGCTTATCTTTCTTCTCTTCCTAATGCCAAAACATAGGCTGAAATATCTGTCACTTTCGAATGATTCTAGTGATTATATCTATTCTGTTATCTTTTTTTGGTTCCTGCAGTATCTAAAGCGCATCAAATATTCCACCAGCTTATCATTTACACCTGCAAAAGATTCTCCGGACAAAGGCATCCCCGTGTTTTTTAGGCTGCATTTAATCTTAATAAAATATTCCATAAGAAAAGGTGAAAAGCTTGGGGGTTCTTTCAAGGTATGCCCTCCATGAATATTACAATCAAATTATGTTATATTTCATGCACGAATAGGGTTACTTCCCAGCCACTAAATGtatcaaaaaaaaatatattgaatTCAAATAACAAGTGCGCAAAAGGGTCGCACAGTCCCAGTCTGAAATCTAATACATTATATCAAGGAACCCTTTTGCCGAGAAGGAACCCCCTCCTGAGTATGAATCACTTTTTTGTGTGCGTTTAACGAGCTTTAAGAGCGGAGGCCTGGCCGCCACGACGATCTCCCCTAATCAAATCTTGTGGGGAGTGTCAGTTACCCAGAAGTTCTCCTCGGCCTGAggcctgctcctgctcctggccCGGCtcctgctgatgctgctgtcAGTCAGCCTCCATAACGCCCCGCTCTTTCTGCAGAATGTTGCACGTGTCCTGCCGGCGGCGACTGTTCTGTTGCAACCACCGAcccgactcgactcgactcgactgcTGGCTGGAaaaaccagcagcagcaaccaccaCAGCAATGGGGTGTTCTCGGGCTCATGTTTTAACAGCGGCTTTGGGTTGTGATTTAGTGGCAGCTTAGCGTCTGGGTCTCGGGGACCAGTTACCACTAACCAGACGTCAACctccccctgcccctgccctaCAATCCCCCTGTAGAACCCCCCTGTAAAACGTTTTGTGCCGCACTCAGCGAAAATATTTTTCTGGGCATTTCATGCAATTATTGCCTCTGGACCAGACCAATCCCAGACACCGATCCCCACCACCACGGCTACCGTTTTCTCAGCCAACGAGTCGCTGGCAGTTTGCACGCTCAACAAATTTTCACACAAGATTTTCCAGAGCAGCTTTTCCGCAAAGGGGAAAAGCCTAGTCCAATTGCTGGCAGAGTTTTGCATTTCTCCTTCCCcattttccttttttcccGGTTTGTTTTTTGACTGCCAGACACCCCTGTTGCAGGGGGGGGCGGGGCTGCCGCACTTTCTGTTTGCAATTGTGATTTAGCGCCCCGCGCTCTATCGACTTCTCACACATCACTTGATCGGGGGAAATTTCTTCCGCTCTTCCGTTGTTCCCATTCTGTACTTATTATTTTCTGTTGTCCTTTTTTCGGGTTTTAATTAAAAAGGCATTTTGACAACGGGGCGTGCCTCGAGACACTTTTGGCGTCTAATGCCCGTTGAGTTCCTAATTAAATGGTAAAGTAAGTCGGCTTATCTAAGGGAGGAAACCACCTCCTGCTTCTTTGGGGCCTTCTGGTGGGTGTGAGGGGCTCGTTGCATCGTAAATATCCACTCACTTGACGAGGCCTGGGGACAAATTTTTGCATGCCACCCCCTTGGAAATGGTATTGAGTGGGCGCTGTGGATATGGGGCTGCTTATCTATCACATTCTGGGCAAGCCCACACACGATGTCTGAAACAACGGCAacaacgacgacaacgacgacgacgacgcacCCTCGACACCCAGTAACAGTCCACGTTCCGGTTCCCATAGGCCCTGGCTACTGTCCCGCGCTTATCGCGGCAATAAATCGCATTAATTTATTGTTGTCGCCGCATATTTCGTGGCACTGAGGCCCGCCCCGCCGCCTGCCTCTGTGTGGCAATGCCACTGCCTCTTAATGGGCTTGTCCACTCGCCACGGCCACTCTGCGGACAGTGCAGACAGTGGCTTGGGCAGGGCTTGGAGCCCCACTGCATTATTATTGTTTTCCATTTAACACTTTTTAGTGGCTGTGCCGCCTTTTACCTGCAAGTATGCAATATTCTGAACGTAGGGCTTTGCCTCGTGGGCTCACAAGCGAAAAAAGTGTGGCCAGAACCAACAAATACAGTACATCTCTCAGATGTGGATAAGGGGATAACGACTATCTTCAAAAGTGTGTGACAGCtcttaaaatatatttaatggAATGATACTAAATTAATGAGCAGTTAAGACACATAATTATTGGATTGGAGCCATTATAAAACTACCATTAACAATACGCTCTGGCAATAATTTATAGAATTTTGGAAGAAGAATTTCATGGACATGCGACCATTGAAAGATGGAAGAATAATTCTGTATAATCTGTACAGATGAAGATTCGTTTTGCGAATGTTAAAACTGCAGATAACGCTAGTCGCTATCTATCTACTATACTACTATAAGTATACCAAGTTCATAAAAAATCGAAAAGAATTAGTTAAAAAGAAAGAATAATGTTCAACCAAAATGAGAAAATAAGGAATGTTTTCATTTTATAGAAAGAGCTGTCAAAGTGGATCTTTACCGGGGTTCAATACTCAAATCTTTTCAGTTTCTTCCGCTCTTCTTCTCCACAAAAAAAGAGTATATCTACTTTTGCTTTGGTACGGGTATTTCCCCAAGTCAATCCAAAAACTCTCCTCCGACGTACGTTTTTATTGTTTTGCTCATTTTTGTATCAGCTGCGTCAGCATTTCAGTTTTGCTGTTTTAATCTTCCTTCGCCTCGTGCATTGGTCATGTGCGAAATTGTTGCCCCAAGAAGATCCGTATCAGCAGACGGCAGCCGCATGGCCGTACCGCCCCTCCTCCCAGTGGAGTACGGCCTTGGGGGGCAGCAAGGATATTTATAACACTACGGCTGCAATTTATTATGCAGTGTCTGGACATTGGACACTGGACATAGGATAGAgcagagagagaatgaaagaGAGTGGAGTGAAGTGAAGTTTTGGCTACTTTCACGTGCCACTCACCAAAGATGTCACCTtgtgctgcctgcctgcctttcagcctggctgcctggctgcaTGCCTGCCTTCAGGCCGGGAAACAGGGGTCTGTGCCACACACAAAACCTGCCCAAGATTTATGCACTCAAGTTATGGCGGGGCCCAGACTGCAACTTTATCGTTGGCCGAGAGTGTTTCCATTTGTGTTCTTCCCCCCTCTTTTCCTATTCCCCAGCACCAGCCCAGCAGCTGCTTGACCATAGCACACATTCTCCCTTGGCTCCTTTCTCCAACTTTCCCTTTGGCCCCATGTGGCAGCTGCAGTTacagttgttgctgttgctgttgcagttgctgTTGCCTGTTCTCGACATTTCCTGTTGCCGTCCGTTATCAGTGCTGCCCCCAAAGTTGTTGTCGACTGCAGATATTTTTGCTTCGCTTCTGTcagagtgcgagtgcgagtattTTCCTGCCAAGGAATAAAACTGTGTCTACAATTTAAATAAGCACACAAAAGCTTGGCTTCAAGAGGGTGGAGGTGTGGGGTGTCAGGGGCATAGAGAAGTTTGACTGCCCGAAGTAAGTTGTTGGTGCGGGGATTTGCAAGAGTTTCACTGATTTAACCATGAGAATGAGTGCTTAGCTCTTCTGCTGCAAAACTAAGCAGAATTTTACAATGAAATTTGGCTCGACTTAAGAGGTTTTTGTGTATGCAAAGAGTGGTTCTAGGGGGGACACCCACAGTTTTAGAAACATTAGTTTCATGAACACTAGAAATGCAACAGCCCAAGAGATAGAGGGATTGGTTGGATATTTCCTTAATTCCTTTCCTTTGCTTTCATGTCCCTCCACATGACTTGAGTGTTTACTGGAGTTTAACAATTTTGGCCATGAAATATGTTTATTCTCTTATTTGGGTTTGAAACCAGAAAAATCCTAAAATAATACCAgaaaatatatgaaaaaataccagaaaataccTGCAAAACTACTAAAATATTATCATGACTACGGAAGACATATGAGAAAGATACATCTTTGCCTAAGGGATTTATCCTCCAGTATCGACTCCTAGACCTTTCTTCGAGCTTTACCTTATAGTTCATATAAGAATGAATGTCTGATCTTTGAGCAGTTTGGACTGTGAATATGAATTTTATCCAAGCAGATTTGAGTACATAATTTACAGGTAAACTATCCGTAAATCCCTCTTCAAGTATTAAAACTCCACTCAAAATTCATTCAATTAAATCCCACAAAAACTGTCCCACAAATAGGGGACTTTTTGTCCATTATTTCCCTGCCAAAAATTAATCAAAACTCCTGCTTAATTCGATGGAAAACCAAAGCAGCCAAACATTCATCCAGGCTAAGCCTGATTGAAGCAATCGTCATCTATGGCTCGACCCCATCCCCGAGGACGAAACATCATCGGGATCAGGATCATCATAATCATCATCAGTGGCAGCAGGAGcgggagcaggaggagcagcataAAAACTAATTAAGCATCACATTTCACATCCAATTCGCTTTCTCTCCCCCGAGTATCCCCACAAATGGTAGCAAAAATAATACGAACATTCGGAAAAAAAACCAGGAAATGCGGGAAAAATAAAGGAGAAAAAAGGAGAAAGAGGAAAAACAAAACCGAAATCGAAATATAAGCCAAATAAATTTGCCGTTCAGCAAATGCGCTTTCATAATTAATATGAACAACAAGGGAAGAATGGGAAGGATGGGAAGGAGAATTAGAGTCCGGGAGGAGCTGCCATGACagcaaatggaaatggaaatgaaaataCAGAAGGACCAGGAGAGCAGGAGTCAGCAGAATGACGGAAACTTCAATAACTTTGAGTCCTTTGGCTTCAGGATTGATGTGCATTGCATGAGGACTATTCCGTAGCCGCATCAACATTCGGCTTCTGGATTCTGAATTCTGAATGAAAACAGAAACGAAAGCAGAATTGGTGAAAGAGCCTTCCTCTCACCTCGGGGCCCCCCACCGAAAACATATCGAAAATCAAACAATTGTCTTTCGTACGTACACAATGGAAACACAACATTCATTGTCTTGCAACGCCCCGCAATTGATGTGTTGCTGCCACCAGAAGGGGCATGGCATACAgaaggagccggagccggagccggagctggAATCCGGAAAGGAAAGGACAAGAAAACAACACTCGGAGAGCATTGCATGGTTTAATCAGCAGCTTACAAGGGTAAACAATGGCGaaaaacagagagagaaagggagtAAGAGTAACGAAGAAAGACAGGGAGCGAGAGAGGGAAGGggaagccaaagccaaagccaaaaagTGCACTACGATTCGGTCCAtgtccatccatccattcatTC
The sequence above is a segment of the Drosophila miranda strain MSH22 chromosome 4, D.miranda_PacBio2.1, whole genome shotgun sequence genome. Coding sequences within it:
- the LOC108163636 gene encoding uncharacterized protein LOC108163636 produces the protein MALLLGLGLMVLILVGGTDGRCERSATLDHGTISNRNRNFVRFRCDYGYALQGSSISTCGSDGRLRGERPFCAKRGCPEPDSEGNRYSFTNNGLKAYTVCNDGYVLVGSRNAYCNGTHWNTELGTCRRSNHAMDHSCDFESEDQCGWSAEQTFMQPWKRISTVADHHSFRTGPRHDHTFQNSYGGHYMLMETKSGAFGSYHFMSPIYPRELSLKTACCFRFHYLMYGAGVDNLVVSVKPISLPVQDMWSTYRDNSTKWKMTGSQGTQWLEHTIFIDEMEEDFQVIFTATDARSRLGDIAIDDVRLMTGRDCGVGEYTTTTEPTVTPDRSDEPMVFDMANCTNRCGRPATPFVFTGNGILIGCGCNEDCVEQQNCCLNYFEECVAMTDDTTPEEVVTTTTTTTTRRPTTTTTTTTTTPKPTTKRTTTTTTTTTPKPTTKRTTTTTTTTPKPTTRTTTRRTTTRKPTTTTTKRTTTTRRLTTTTKRTTTTQKTTTTTTPKTTTTATTPKTTTIAPTTTTSTTTSTQKSTSAAVNPPQGNPVSTTERINSRISWTVDPNAIAGNMDITGNSAANPALIMLYILLAIVLIVGVGNVTYRWIIPMTASAPGNEKAVAFQKAFSKVRKTRLLRRNQQKDGQGQPLCDTDDEDGDDYFENDATRFEEMGVDIRNVTDL